A window of the Puntigrus tetrazona isolate hp1 unplaced genomic scaffold, ASM1883169v1 S000000776, whole genome shotgun sequence genome harbors these coding sequences:
- the LOC122335438 gene encoding rhodopsin-like, with the protein MNGTEGPNFYVPMSNKTGLVRSPFEEPQYYLAEPWKYSLLAAYMLFLIITSFPVNSLTLYVTVQHKKLRTPLNYILLNLAVADLFMVVGGFTVTLYTALHGYFVLGVTGCNIEGFFATMGGEIALWSLVVLAIERYIVVCKPMTTFRFGEKHAIVGVGFTWVMALTCCVPPLLGWSRYIPEGMQCSCGIDYYTPKPEINNASFVIYMFILHFSIPLLIIFFCYSRLLCTVRAAAAQQQESETTQRAEREVTRMVVVMVVAFLVCWVPYASVAWYIFVNQGAEFGPVVMTIPAFFAKSAALYNPVIYIILNRQFRNCMLTTVCCGKNPFGEEETSVTASSKTQSSVVSTSQVAPA; encoded by the exons ATGAATGGAACGGAAGGTCCGAACTTCTACGTGCCCATGTCCAACAAGACGGGTTTGGTGCGGAGCCCGTTTGAGGAGCCGCAGTATTACCTGGCAGAACCCTGGAAGTACTCTCTGCTGGCGGCGTACATGCTGTTCCTCATCATCACGTCCTTCCCCGTCAACTCCCTCACGCTCTACGTCACCGTGCAGCACAAGAAGCTGCGCACGCCGCTCAACTACATCCTGCTGAACCTGGCCGTGGCCGACCTGTTCATGGTGGTAGGTGGCTTCACCGTCACCCTCTACACCGCACTGCACGGATACTTCGTCCTGGGGGTCACCGGCTGCAACATCGAGGGCTTCTTCGCCACCATGGGCG GAGAGATCGCGCTGTGGTCTCTGGTGGTTTTGGCTATCGAGCGTTATATTGTGGTGTGTAAGCCAATGACAACGTTTCGTTTCGGAGAGAAGCACGCCATCGTGGGAGTGGGCTTCACCTGGGTCATGGCCCTCACCTGCTGCGTGCCGCCCCTGCTGGGCTGGTCCAG ATATATTCCAGAGGGAATGCAGTGCTCCTGTGGAATAGATTACTACACTCCCAAACCTGAGATCAACAACGCCTCGTTTGTCATCTACATGTTCATCCTGCACTTCTCCATCCCACTGCTCATCATCTTCTTCTGCTACAGTCGGCTCCTCTGCACTGTCCGTGcg GCCGCTGCTCAGCAGCAGGAATCAGAGACGACGCAGAGGGCCGAACGGGAAGTGACGCGCATGGTGGTTGTCATGGTGGTCGCATTCTTAGTGTGCTGGGTGCCATATGCCAGTGTGGCCTGGTACATCTTTGTTAATCAGGGGGCGGAGTTTGGTCCTGTAGTCATGACGATACCTGCTTTCTTTGCAAAGAGTGCTGCGCTTTACAACCCTGTCATCTACATCATACTCAACAGACAG TTCAGGAACTGCATGCTCACTACAGTCTGCTGTGGAAAGAACCCGTTTGGTGAGGAGGAGACCAGCGTGACGGCCTCCAGCAAGACTCAGTCCTCGGTGGTCTCGACCAGTCAGGTGGCTCCTGCCTGA